A window of Planctomycetota bacterium genomic DNA:
AACGCCCCAGCCCCCGCGCGCTTCACAGGTAAGAAACGTGCCGTAGTTCCACCATGGTATACTTATTGATATATCGTTATATAACGATATAATCAGTTATCGATTGGAGAACCTTTACGATGACGACACCAACCAAAACCCGGCGCGCGCCCAAGCTGACGTCGCTTGACGCCTTGGCCCAGGCGGCGGAGTGTCTGAAAGCCCTGGCTCATCCGCACCGGCTGCGAATGGTGCAGATGTTGCTGCGTGGCCGCTACACGGTCGGCGAGCTGGCCGAAGCCTGCGGCATTCCCAGCCACATGGCCTCGGAACACCTGCGGTTGATGCAACGCTGTCAATTCCTGACCGCTGAAAAGGAAGGACGCCGCGCTTACTACCAGGTCGCCGAAAAGCACTTGGCCAGCATCATGGCCTGTATCGAAGCGCGGTTTGGCTAAATTGCGCCGCCTGGCTGAGCCCGCCACTAATGAACAAATATTGAGTCGCGCGTCAATGGAATCGACGCGCGACCACCGATTCGCATCGCAACAACTATCGACACGATTACGGAGGATGAGATGAGCACCGCCACGATTTCCCCCGCGCAACTCGCCGAGTTGTGCCGGCAAGGGAAGCGTCCCGAGTTGATTGACGTCCGCACGCCGGCCGAGTTCCAAGAAGTACACGTCGAGTTCGCCCGCAACATGCCGCTCGATCGATTGGACGTCAGCGCCCTGCTGCAAGCGCGCCAATCGCCGGCCGACGAGCCGTTGTACGTCATCTGTCGCTCGGGCGGGCGCGGCAAGCAAGCCTGTGACAAGATCGCCAATGCCGGCTTTGCCAACGTCGTCAACGTCGAAGGGGGCACGCTGGCCTGTGTGGCGGCCGGGTTGCCGGTCGTCAAAGGCAAACAAGTGATGTCCCTTGAACGTCAGGTGCGGATCGCCGCCGGCTCGCTTGTCTTGATTGGCGCGACGCTTGGCTGGTTCGTTCATCCGGCCTTCATTGGCTTGTCGGCGTTCGTCGGCGCGGGTTTGGTGTTTGCCGGCATCACCGACACCTGCGGCATGGGTATGTTGCTGGCGCGGATGCCCTGGAACCAAGTCAGCTCGTCGGGCGGCGCGGCCTGCGCCCGCTAATACAACATTCGTACATGGCAACTTGGTTGGCTACCAAGCCGGCGACTCTGTCGCCGTTCGTCGGCGGCAGAGCCGCCGGCTTGGTAACGATGAACCGATCGACACCCGATTGAATGATTGTCGCTGCAATGCGAAGGGAGCACGCCATGAAACTCTTGATCGTCGGGGGCGTTGCCGCCGGCGCTTCGGCGGCCGCCCGGGCGAGGCGACTTTCGGAGGCCGCCGAGATCGTCCTGTTTGAGCGCGGGCCGGACGTCTCGTTCGCCAACTGCGGCTTGCCCTACTATGCCGGCGGAGTGATCGCCGATCGGAACAAGCTGCTGGTCACGACGGCCCAGCGGCTGAACGAGCGATTCCGCCTGGACGTGCGGACCAGCACGACGGTTCTGGCGATTGATCGCGCGAACAAGACGGTTCGCGCCCGCGACCTGACCACCGGCCGCGAGTACGACGAGTCGTACGACAAGCTGTTGCTCGCGCCCGGCGCCGCGCCGCTGCGACCGCCGCTGCCCGGCATCGACCTGCCGGGCATTCACACCTTGCGCAATCTGGCCGACGTCGACCGGATCAAACAGCGAATCGACCAGGGCGTGCGGCAAGCCGTCGTGGTCGGCGCCGGTTTCATCGGCCTGGAGCTGGTCGAGAACTTCGTCCATCGCGGCATCGCCACCACGTTGGTCGAACTGCAAGATCAAATCCTGCCGCCGCTCGACCGGGAAATGACCACGCCGCTGCGCCAGGCGCTGGCCGCC
This region includes:
- a CDS encoding rhodanese-like domain-containing protein — its product is MSTATISPAQLAELCRQGKRPELIDVRTPAEFQEVHVEFARNMPLDRLDVSALLQARQSPADEPLYVICRSGGRGKQACDKIANAGFANVVNVEGGTLACVAAGLPVVKGKQVMSLERQVRIAAGSLVLIGATLGWFVHPAFIGLSAFVGAGLVFAGITDTCGMGMLLARMPWNQVSSSGGAACAR
- a CDS encoding winged helix-turn-helix transcriptional regulator, whose amino-acid sequence is MTTPTKTRRAPKLTSLDALAQAAECLKALAHPHRLRMVQMLLRGRYTVGELAEACGIPSHMASEHLRLMQRCQFLTAEKEGRRAYYQVAEKHLASIMACIEARFG
- a CDS encoding FAD-dependent oxidoreductase, with the protein product MKLLIVGGVAAGASAAARARRLSEAAEIVLFERGPDVSFANCGLPYYAGGVIADRNKLLVTTAQRLNERFRLDVRTSTTVLAIDRANKTVRARDLTTGREYDESYDKLLLAPGAAPLRPPLPGIDLPGIHTLRNLADVDRIKQRIDQGVRQAVVVGAGFIGLELVENFVHRGIATTLVELQDQILPPLDREMTTPLRQALAA